The sequence below is a genomic window from Candidatus Methanoplasma termitum.
ATCGACATTGTTGAGTCATTTTTATTTTCACTAGTCAATTGAGACCTATCAAAATCCGTTCCTTTACAATCTATGCCATAGCAGAAACATATGAAATTCAGGAAACTGTGCAAACCCTCTAACGACAATATTGCTTTATCTATAGTTATGCTCTTTGATCCATGAATCGCAATGTCACCAAGCTTTCGAATATAGTCAATTTTCGAGAACAACTCTTTGGGCAGAATTTCTCGGAAGCACTCATTTCCAATCAGAGCGGTTAAATGATCGCTGTAAGGCTCAGGAAGGGACTTATCAGCACTATACATCCATTTAAGCGCATCTTCCAATGCTTTGCGGCATGATGCAGCGCAGTGCGCAGGACTTATGGCTAATGCTTTCTCAGCCTGCATAGCCGAATCTGCAAATGAAATAAATTGTGAATCCTTTGCAAGAAAATCGAAATTAGTCACGATTGTTCGTCCGCCTCATTGTGTATTACATCTCTTCGTTAAAGTATTTCTCCATTCAATACACGGCTTACATTCAAAATTTTGATTTATCGACTTGTTTGACAAAGTCTGCGAAGCGGTATTGGAGATCAAGCGGGGGCATGAAAACGTCTAAATTTGCAATCGTTCCAGCGTTCAAGTTCATCATTGTCGTACCAACAGCTTTATTTTCCAAAACTTGCCGCATTGCTTCTGATGATATTAAATGTTGGAGCATTACCGATAGATAATCGTGTTCAATTCTGATGAACATACTGCCTGTACCGCATAAATACTTGCCATTATCAACAACTGCACATCTACCGATCTCACCCCTGCGTCCGAGAACAACATCGCCAATTTGCATAGCGTAAGCTGATAAGGAGTCATATTTTTCGAGGGGTAATGTTAGCTTCATGTCTGGCACTATTTCGCCATCGATTATATGTGAAGGATTCACCAATGGAATACCATTTTCGACATAATCCTCTGCATGAAGCAGACTTCCAAACGGCCCGATTCTAACCATCGCAAAGCCTTTTATTGGCTTTGTTGGCCATCCTTTACCATTCGTCACCGGGTCACCGAACATCTCGATAAATTGCGATTTGACGAGCAGCTCTAGTTTCTCAATCTGCACTCTACGTTTTTCAATAAGCATGCTAGTGTAGTCTAGTACATCGATAATTTTTTCTTGATCAGACAAAGATGGCAGGGAAATATCCATATTGATAAATCCTCTGGAAATTCCTCCTATTGTTGCTCCCCTATAATCTTTCATTATTTGCCTCTGCCCTCTATCTGAAAAAAAGAAATAGAACAGATATTTAGGAAGCAGTTGAGGTTTTGTGCGAATTAAGAAAATATGTTCATTTATTGCAGCTTCTGAGAACGGAAAGCTTGAATCTACAAAACTAACCTTTCCTGTCGTCGCTCCATCTTTTACTATAAGTATATCGTTGGGCCTTATTCTGCCTTTTTTCATATTTTTATAATGCTCTTCGGAAACGAACTTCAATTTTTCTGGAGATAATATGAATCCTCCATTACTGTTAAGATGTTCGCCGCCTATACTTGGGATGCCACTGTCTACCGCACCGCCTTTTTCACGACTACCTGATTCGAGTGCCAGTATGTTGTCTTTAAGTTTATCCATCTATGCGCTTCTCCAGTTCCAGTAGCCCATTGATCAGTTCATTTTCTATTTCTTTTATCTCAGATATTATTACGCGTGGATGGGGATAGTTTTTTTCTACATAGACGCTTTGTTTATAATGGCTGAAAGATAGACTATATTTTTTCTCAACGATTTCAGCCTTTGGTACCAAAAAGCTCTGTTCCGTGCGCTCGCGACTATTTTCCTCAGCGAGATTTTTGAACCGTAATGTTATGTCTGCTATGTCACTTTTTTCCAAAGGTGTGCGTTTGTCATCTAGACTATATCCATCTGATTGCATATCATAAAACCATACTTTGTCGGTGCCTCCTGCGCCCGTTTTAGTAAAGATTATTATTGCTGTAGAAACGCCTGCATACGGTTTGAAAACACCAGCAGGCATAGAAATTATGGCTTCTAGCCGATGATTCTCAACGATTTCTTTACGTATGTTTAAGTAAGCTTTGTCATTGCTGTTACTCGATACGCCACTTGGGACAATTGAGGCGCAGCGACCGCCATTTTTCAACATACGAACGAATAAAGCCAAAAAAAGCAACTCAGTCTTTTTTGTCTTGACAATCTTTGTCAGTGTGGGCGAGACGATATCATTATCCAAACTCCCCTTGAATGGAGGATTTGTGAGTATCTTCGTGTAGACACTATTATCTTCATTCTGATCGGAAAGGCTATCTTTGTACACAATGCGCGGATTCTGAATGCCATGGGTCATCATATTCATGGATCCGATACGAAGCATTGTTCGATCCATATCATAGCCTGTAAACATGACATTATTATAGTGTTTCATTATTTTTTCATCGTAAAATATCTCTTCTAAATACTTCTCTTTGAGGTACTCACCAGAAGCAACCAAAAACCCGCTCGTACCACATGCCGGATCACAAATTAAATCGCCTGGACGCAAATCGAGTAACTCCACCATCATACGAATGATGTGGCGCGGAGTCCTAAACTGCCCATTTGTACCTGCTGTTGTAAGTTTAGATAGCATATATTCATACACATCGCCCCGTATGTCTTTATTATCGGGTTGCCTTTCAATTAAACAATAAACCTCATCTAGCGCTGTTACAATCTTCTCCAACAGCTGGGGTGTGGGGATTTTAAAAATAGCATCGCCCATATATTTTGAATACGTGCTTTCCCCATCCATGTGTAGTATCTTTATGAATGGGAAAACTTCTCCGATTACTATTTGGTACATTTCTTCTGCGGATTTGTCTCGCAAAGATGACCATTTAAGATGATTTTTCTGAGCGAAAATACTTTCATATTGCAAATCAAGCATCCTACTATCCTTTTTTCTATCGTTATCCATCTTGTCTAAATCGTGAATAAACATCAGATATGTTATCTGCTCAATGACATCAAGCGGGTTTGTTAATCCGCCTGTCCAGAACATCTCCCAAAGTTTATCCACTTTATTTTTTAGCTCACCTGTAATCATCTCTTTTTCCCCATTAGTTACATTCAGAACAGTTTATCTTCAATTATTTTTAAATTTTTATTAACCCAGAACATATCTGGATCGTGCTTTATCGCCCTTACTCTTATTTGAAAATCTGGATCTTCTGGAGAATGACAGTTAAAAAGGATTAACCCTAAACCAAAGTGCATACATAGTGTGTCTAGCCTTGAGACGTCTTCTTCTCGCGAGTCGTTTGGTACAACAATATATGCTTTGTGGGAAAAGATACTGTATGCACAGGCTTGCCCGAACGCCGTGATAAGTCCATTGGAGTCTGTTTTTATTTCTGCAACCACTATCTCCGTTGGGAATTTGATGACGGCACTTTCCCTGGATTTCCGTACTCCGATAACATCGGGCGTTCCCCATTTATCCTGAAAGATATTTCCCCCCAGAGGAATGGCTTTCGTACATTCTTCGAGATCTTCTGTGAGATACTCTGCAAAGGGTTTGTAGAATGATTCTTCGTCTATTTTTTTAATAGTGTTTTTTATTCCTTGCTGAGTTTCTTGACCATCTGTGTCTTCTTTGAATTTTGTTAGGCGGAACAATCCTCGGTCGGGTTTATAGACTTCATCGGGTAAGTCGTCGGGCAATTTTCGTATTAAGTGTCCTACTGTGTTTTGACTCAGCGAGCTGTCTTTTTCTAAAATTTCTCTACGCAGCTCTGAATATCTTACGCCCTCTTGATGTTCAGCTAAAATTTCAAGTGCAATTATTTGGACTTTCTCTTTAATCGTCGTATTCGCTGCCATAAATTTTCTTCTCCAGTTCATATTAAGCATCATAGTTTCTGTTTAAAATTTGTTGTATCGTGCGTTTCTTTGATACGTTTGTTGATCTTTATCGGCGACCCTCTTTTTCTGCATTATTGGTATTAGTGGGAGAACATTTGTCCTCCCGTTTGTTCTGATCACCTTGTCCCCTATGCAGATTATTTTTGGAACAGGCCTAATTTCGCAGGTGTCACAGTCTTTCTCACATTTCTCAGGATTACACTGTGCAGCGTTCTGTAACATTATCCCCATCATTGAGATCAATACATCACCGAATACATCTCTCAATGTTTCCGGCATTTCTTCCTCCGAGAATTCTTCAGTTTCTTCTTTGCCTTCCGAATTAATGAAGAAATCTCCTGCCACTGTTTCCTGATTGAAGTGAGAGTACATCTTCGGACCAACGTACAAGTTGCTCTCGGAGAAGGACATGCTTGAGGTCTTCTGTTCCTCGTCATTGTCGCCGATGTTCATCTGTCCAAAGTGTGTTCATATCTTCATCCCCATGTATGTTTCTACATTTGTTGCCATATTTCTCTAGCTCCTTTAGATGTTTATTAAGAAGTTTCTAAGGACGATTTCTCAGTTTTTGCCTCAACTACCAGAGTTTACATGCCGGTCGAAGGGTCAGAATTTCCTCTAAACAAGGTCACTGAAACGCTCAAAAGACCGGGGTGAAACCAGTTGATTTCGAACTATCGTGAAAAGCGCAGAATTGACCCATTACTTAGATATGCTGGCTAAGGGGGATGTGAAACCCGGCGGTTGCACTCACGATCATTTCTATTTGTAACAATAGGGTTTAGTGATGCCATTTGACCGCCATTTAGGCACCACGGATCGAGTATCCCTACGGTTACACTCACTGCCGACTCTGTTTCACTGAACCGCAGTTACTCCTTACTTGGTTCCGATTGACGCTCGGCCGACCACTTTCTGATCTCCGCACGTTTGATCTTCCCGCTGATCGTTTTCGGAAGTTCGTCAACGAACTCTACCGCTCTGGGGTATTTGTACGGCGCAGTCTCCTTCTTGACGAAGTCCTGTATCTCTTTAACAAGAGCATCTGATTTCGCATATCCGTCCTTAAGGACTATGGTGGCCTTGACAAGCTGCCCCCGTATCTCGTCCGGTACTCCGGTAACGGCGCATTCTTTGACCGCCGGGTGTAGAACTATCACAGACTCGATCTCGAACGGCCCTATGCGGTATCCCGAGGATTTGATTATGTCGTCGTTCCTTCCGACGTACCAATAGTGCCCGTCCTCATCCTTCCAGGCGAGGTCCCCCGTGTGATGGTACCCATTGTAGATGGTGGCATTCGTTTTTTTCTCATCACGATAATATCCCAGATAGATTCCGGGAACACCCACGCGAACGGCGATCTCTCCGGTCTCGCCGGGAGCGCATGACTTTCCCTCCGGATCTAAAAGATCGACATCATACAGCGGCGATGGTTTGCCCATTGAACCGGGGCGGGGCGTCATCTTGGTCGTGTTGCACACGACAAGTGTGGCCTCCGTCTGTCCGAAGCCTTCCGCTATCATCACTCCGGTAGCCTTATACCAATTCTCGATCAGATCCGGATTCAAAGCCTCTCCGGCCGTCGAAGCGTGTTTTATCGCCGACAGATCATATTTCTCAAGACCCTCCTGAATAAAGAATCTGTACATGGTCGGCGGACAGCAAAGGCTGGTGATGCCGAATTCGGATATCTTCGAAAGCATATCGGAAGCAATGAATTTCGGATAATCGTATGCGAACGCGGCGGCTTCCATTATCCACTGACCATATATCTTCCCCCATGATGCCTTGACCCATCCCGTCTCGGCGATGGTATAATGCACGCCGTCTGGAATGACGTTATGCCAATGTTTCGCGGTCATTATGTGTCCCAGCGGATACGTATGGTCGTGCAGGACCATCTTCGGATACCCCGTTGTTCCTGATGAAAAGTATATCAGGAGATGGTCGGTGGCCTTCGTAGGGATGCGTTTAAGCTTATCCGATGACGATTCGACCCCCGCATCCAGGTCCAGCCACCCTTGCCTCTTGCCGCCTGCCATGGCCTTGACCCTGACATCCGGACATTTCTTTTCTATACCCTCAAAGGCATCGGTGACCTTTCCGTATGATGTGCATATCACAGCCACAGCGGAAGAAAGCTTGGCGCGGTACTCGGCATCGTGCTGCGTGAGCATGGAGGTCACAGGGATCATCACCGCCCCGATCTTATGCAACGCGACTGTGACGAACCAGTATTGGTAGTCTTCCTTCAGAGCAACGATGACCGGGTCCCCCTTCTTTATACCCAGAGAGATGAGATAATTGGCGGTCTTGTTCGAATACCGCATCATATCTCCGAACGTGAAAGTCCTGCCCTCGCCCTTCTCGCTGCACCAGACAAGCGCCCGTCTGTTTGGGTCGTTCTTCCCGATGTCATCGACGATATCATAACCGAAGTTGAAATTGTCAGGATAATGAATGCGCATCTTCGACAGTATGCCGTTCTGGTCGTATTCTTCGTCGACGTAGCGTAGGTTTATGTTCCTCATGGGTGTCCGATCTCCTTTATTATCATGGCGATGAACCGGCACCCTTCTTTACTGACCGCGATCATCCCGTGCCCCTTCCCGGAATCGTAAAAGACGGCGTCTCCGGGCCCCAGCACCTCTGTGTGCTTCTCGTAGCAGAATTTCATACTCCCTTCTAAAACATAATCGAATTCCTGACCGTCGTGCATCGACAGAGGCACCGGCCTGTTCTGGGAATCCTTGTCGAACGGAGCGAAAACCAGGAACGGTTCAAAGAACTTGTGCCTGAAGTTCGGGGCCAAAAGGTTATACTTGAAGCCCTCGCGCCTTTCTATCGGAAGTCCGTCACCTTTGCGGACAACTGTGTACCCTTTGAGCTTCGGGGTCTCCCCTGTCAGGAGTTCCGCCATCTCCACGCCGAGTTTCTCTGCGCATTTATGAAGGAAAGTGAATGAGAAATCCTTTTTTCCGGATTCCGTCTCGATATATTCGGCTACAGATATTCCTGCGGCGGCCGCCATTTCTTCCTGAGAATATCTCTCAATCTCTCTGAGCGAGCGTATCCTTTCGGCTATCGCTGCGATTTTCGGGTCCATGTCGCTGAGTATGCAATATCAATAAAAAAAGGAAGGGGGTCCGATGCCTCCTCGGACACGGCTGTTTTTTGAAGGTCTTCTGTAGATAATTAAAATAACATTGGGTAGATACACATTCGATCCGATAATTCAGTACGGATCGATAAATGGAGTGAAACGATGAAAGTGGCCTACCTCGGACCGGAAGGAACATTCACAGAACAGGCGGCGAAAAGTTTCATTGGGTCGCTGGATAAGAAGGGTCTTTCGCTTTCCCCCCTCGCCTCCATCGAAGATGTCTTCCATGCGGTCGAGACCGGAAGCGCACTTTACGGCGTTGTCCCCGTAGAGAACTCCATAGAAGGGGCGGTCAACACCACCGTGGACACTTTGATCTTCGATTCCGACCTTTTCATTGAAAAACAGTTGGACCTCCCGATCACCCAGAATCTGATGGTGGGGAAGAACAATACCGATTGTAAGATAACAAAGATCATTTCACATCCGCAGGCACTGGCACAATCAAGAAAATTCATCAACAAGCATTATCCTGATGCTGTGATCGAAGCTACCGGTTCGACCTCGGAGGCCGCGAAGATCGCGGCTAACTACACCTCCAAGAATAAAGAAACGATCGCGGCAATAGGCCCAAAAAGTTCAGCCGAGCTCTACGATCTCAAAATAATTCACGAGGGGATCCAAGAGAACAAGAGCAACACCACTCAATTCATCCTTTTGACAAAAAAAGACACATCGATGCCGAAGGTCGGGTGCAGCACCCTCATCGTGTTCTCGACGGAGGACAAACCGGGCGAGCTTTACAAGATACTCGACATATTTGCCATATGGGACCTCAACATGACGAAGATCATGTCCCGTCCTACGAAGAACAGACGCGGAGAATATGTGTTCTTCATCGAGCTTTCCGGGTATGATGACGCTTCGGACGTGGCAGATGCGCTTACGATGGTAAAGCGGAAGACCAGTTTTTTCAAAAATCTCGGTTCTTATCAGATGATCAATAACCTCTGAATATTCGTCAGAACTGATCGAACAGTGATGATTGTTTACTTTTAGGTTCGAATTGCTTAAGATATCCGAAAACATCGTCTGTTTTGTAAAGGATATTATGTTCTTTGCAGACCTTTGTGAAAATGCTCATCAGCCTAGGGTTGTCGGGGCTGTTGCACGAGTATGACTCTCCGTATGTATCGATGTATCTCTCCTTCATGCCGGGAAAGAGCTTGTCGAGATTTTGGTAAAAGTATTCTCTATCCCCCTCCCTCAGAGTCACGCCGAATCCAAAGCACAATATTCCTTTGACATCCGCCTCGATGCAGTAGTCGAGCAATCCTCTAAGGTTCTCTTCCGTGTCGTTTATGAATGGCAGGATCGGACAGAGCCAGACGACCGTCGGTATCCCCTCCTCTTTCATTCTCATCAGTACCCTGAACCTCTCATATGTTGTGGATACGTTCGGTTCTATCTTTTTACAAAGCTCCTCGTCGTACGTTGTCAAAGTGACCTGTATCACACATCTGGCCTTTTTGTTGATCGCTTTCAAGAGATCCAGATCCCTTAAAACGCGTGATGACTTCGTTATGATGGAGACCCCGAACCCGTTCCTTTCGATGACGGAGAGGCACTGTCCTGTCATCTGCAGTTCCTCTTCTAACGGTATGTAGGGATCGCACATTGCTCCCGTACCGACCATACATTTGCTTCTTTTCCTTTTTAGCTGATCTTCCAGGATCTGCGGCGCATTACGTTTTACTTCTATATCCTCAAAATCATGTTCCATCCTGTAGCACTTGCTGCGGCTGTCGCAATAGATGCAGCCGTGGGTGCAGCCCCGGTAGATATTCATCCCATTGTTGGGGGACAGTATGGTCTTATAGTCGGCGTAATGCATTTCCATCGGCCCTTCTTTGCAGTTAATGAATGTGGTCCATCCTTATTGCGTTCGGTGATTTGTAACGGATGTACGTGCGCTGTACTTAAATATCTGGATTCGTCCGATCACTACCAAATGGGGTATTTCTACTGCTGGCTATTTTATCTGAAACACATCACGAAAAGTGCCAGTGGATAGGGAGCCGGAAGTGCCGGCTCTCTAAGGCGTGGAACACCCGGACCATCGGGGTTGGTAGGTGATAATATCGCTAACGAAGCCTGGTGTATCCGGGTAAGGATATGCTTCGGTCCCTTGGTGTTCGAGATTATTCTCGAACCACCGTAAAGCAGAAGCGGGTGTGATCCCATCTCATATATCCGGCCCCTCTTATGAGGAGTCGTTAGCCATATCACCGCTATTGACAAGATTTCACAGCAACAAAAACCTATGCTATGGTTTTTTTCGTACGGGCGCATATGCGCCTGGTGAAAACCCGCTGAGCGAAGTGATCCGTCCCCTTAGTGATTAATATACCCTTGTCCATCCCGAGTCATGGATTCCCCGCTGGTAACGGTAAAAAGATTTTTCATCGGAGTTTTGCTGGGGATCATTTCAGCCATACCCGGGATAAGCGGCGTTATCATCGCCGTTACGCTGGGAGTCTACGAACGTCTGGTAGAGGACCTCGCACATCTCAGGCACAAGATCGTGGAGGATTTCTGGTTCCTTTTGACGTTAGGTCTCGGCGTTGTTGTCGGCGTGGTCATAATTTCCTATGTCCTGACAGATGTTCTGGACAAATACATGATACCGGCGATGATGCTGTTCTTCGGAATGATCTTAGGCCAGCTTCCGCAGCTGTGGAAGTTCACCCTGCCGGAGGTCAGATCGTCAAGTAAAGACTATGCCGCATTGGTCGTCGGAGTGGTGTTGATGGTCCTCCTGCTCTTGCTGCGCATCAATGTCGGATCCGTGGAGTACGATCAGGCCACGCACAGCCTCCAGTGGATATTGCTTATGGTCATCATAGGCATAATCTATGCAGTTTCGCACATCGCCCCGGGGATAAGCGGTTCCACCCTGCTTTTAGCATTCGGTCTGCTGGTCCTTCCGTTAGAGGTGATCAAACATCATGAACTCGTTTTCCTTTTGCCTCTTGTGATCGGTGTGATCGTCGGTCTCATCGGTTTTGCGAAGGTCGTCCACTATTTACTGAACAAATACAGGAAGCCCGCATACATGATGATATTCGGTTTTGCCATAGGTTCGATCTTCATTGTGTTGTGGGAGACATATGAGTCATACAACGGCTCCGACAACGGGATGATGAATCTTGCCATCGGGGTTGTGACATTCATCATAGGAATTATTGTAAGCTTGTGGCTCTCCAAAGTGAGCGGCAAGACCTATGAAGAGAATGCCGTTAGGTGAAAAAGAAAAAAAGGATAACGGGGGGATGGAATGGGATATTTCCCCGTTTCCTGTGAAGCCCTTGTACTTCTTGGGGATGCACTTCGGTCTTCAATATCATCATTGACTGCAGGGTATATAAAGTTCCCAGGGGGAGGTCCCCGAAAGTACCCGAAAGTACCGAAAGTACAAACCGGTCATTTTTTCTTGTGTCTGACCTTGACCGCGATGCCTCTTTTGAGTTCGGTCATCTCTCTTCCCGACATCAATGCCACGCCTACCGCAACGACCTCGCCGTTGAGCATGATGACGGCTTCGTCGCCTATCCTCATGTTCGGATCGGCCTTCACAACTCCGATCGCAAAAAGGTTGCCTTTCATCTCAAAGTCGGTCATCTCCACGATGTTCTTCCCTATCTCGGCGACGATCTCGGCACCCTCGATGGTCAATGAGAGCATGCCCCTTTCGGCCGTGAACATCCCGAGCTGGATCTTCTCTTTGCTGCTTGGAACATCTCTGAGTATCTTCCAATAGGGGAACTTACCGATCGCATAGCTTCCGCCGCTCATGAGTGCGTCTGCAACATCCTGTCCGAACTGGAAATTAAGTATCGACCTAACTGCCTCGTTCCGTTCAACAAGATATCCAACGGGCTCCATGCCTTTTGCCGCCTTTCTCAGAGCATCATCCAGATTCTTCAGCGATGCGGGGGTGGTGGGGTCTCCGACGACCGTTTCCTCCATATCCGCCAACCCTCTGATCAGTTCGGTGGTCTCGCCGAGATGAGAAACGATCTTGTCATAGCCCTGTGATATGATATCCGCTACCATGGACCTTATCATCTCTTTCTCCTGACATTTCCACTCTCCGGTAACAGGTATGTCGTAAGAGTTCGCAGGGTAGACGAAATCCAATTCTCTCGGGACTATCCCAAGCGGAGATGTCACTATCACCTCATGTACCAGCGTGTCATGCTGTGCGGTGTGTATCGCCGATGCGAACGCTTTGTGTGATTTTGATATGTGATACGGCTTCTTCGCTGAGCACGGTAGCAGGAGCAATATGCGCTTGTGTTCCGGCTTCTTGTATCTTTCGGATATCTTTTCACGATATATCTTCAGGTCCGGTCTCCTTAGCGCCTGTGTGGTGTTGCAGGCGAACCTTGTTCCGACCGTTGAACAGCACTCTTCCTGGTACCTGTAACCGACATCGTCGAATATCCTGAGTGTTGCGACGGACAAAGGGGATGATGCTGACCTTTGATCGACCAATTCCCTCAGCCTTCCCGCTTCTGTGAATACTTTGATCACATCGCATTCTTTCTTCAGATCTGCGATGTTCTCCTCAGAGACATCCTTGTTTGCGCATACTTCCCCTTCCGGGATCAAACGGATTTTTTTTGAGCCGGCGACCTTTGCAAAGGAATCGTTGAACACATCCACTCCCATGTACGTCAGCAACGCTATTGTGGAAGGTTCTGCTATGCCGAACATACAAAGGAGTCTGTTATATCCTATCTTTTCTCTTATCTTGATAACAGAGTCGATGAGTTTCCTCGGATCGTTTCTGAGCTCGAATGCATTTGGAATCACAACAACATCGGAATCGTCTGGTACATCGTGTTCATTGTTAAACGGAAGCCTGATAACGCATACGCCGTCCTTGCAGAAAGGGGCTGTGTCCATCCTTGAAGATGCCGAAGTAAGAAGTTTTTGATCGATGGGGATCTCCGAACCGAATAGGTGGAACACCCTGCCTTCGGGCAATGTCGAGATTCGGACATCTGTTTCATCTGAGCTGCTTACGATGAACGGCGTCTTTATGGAAAGTTCTCCTCTGGAATACTCGCATGTCCTTCCTCTTTGAGACCTCCCTATGACGCTAAGCATACTTCCGCGAAACATCCTGGATTAATTAACATTCCCATCCTGTGTTTACTATGCAGGTTTTTGAACTGATCGGTAATCTTCACTTTAGCCTTAGTAGGACCCTGACAATAAAAAGTATGACCGCCAGAACAACAACAAAAACAATGAAATAATACTTGAATTTTTTCGATTCGGTCTTGAAAGCTTGATAATTTGGGTTTGATTCCATTTCACCAGCTATGCAAACATTTGATCTGGGAAGTCTGGTTTTCAATTGAGATATGAACTCGTCCTTTTTTATGGGAGTTATGCAAACACTTTCAACTTTTCCTTCGACATCCGCGAATGTAATCCAGACTTGTTTTGTTTTCGACACGAACGGACTGTAATTAAGAACACCGACCGATGAATCAAATATTTCATCGACACCTTTTATTGACGAGTAATCGATATTAAGATTTTTTAAGTATCGTCCAACCACAAGCACATTTTCTTTCATTGTGTATTTTTTCCTGATAAAAAATAACATGAATGGAAGCAATATCGCACATATGCACACTGCATAAATAATGAATAGCAACAAATCGATATTTGAGGCGAGAATAACAATAAAAATGAACACTGAAAGAACCATCAGCATAAAGGTCTGAGTACTTCGCTTTGGCCAGAATATGATATCTTCTCGCACTTTTTTGTATCACAGTAAGCCATAAAAAAGGTTTCGGAACCTGACCAAACCCCTTCTTTTTGGGATTTTCCGTTGACGCCAAGCATACTTCCGCGAAACATCTTGAATTAATTAATATTCCCTTTTGTTTTTTCTTTCGAAACTATTCCTTCCATAACGGAATTACAGGCACATTTAGGCTACTAATTCCTTCCATAACGGAATTACATGGACATTTCAGCCACTAATTCCTTCTATAACAGAATTATAGACATCATTAAATAATCAAATAATGATGCTCTATCATG
It includes:
- a CDS encoding DUF5591 domain-containing protein is translated as MLSVIGRSQRGRTCEYSRGELSIKTPFIVSSSDETDVRISTLPEGRVFHLFGSEIPIDQKLLTSASSRMDTAPFCKDGVCVIRLPFNNEHDVPDDSDVVVIPNAFELRNDPRKLIDSVIKIREKIGYNRLLCMFGIAEPSTIALLTYMGVDVFNDSFAKVAGSKKIRLIPEGEVCANKDVSEENIADLKKECDVIKVFTEAGRLRELVDQRSASSPLSVATLRIFDDVGYRYQEECCSTVGTRFACNTTQALRRPDLKIYREKISERYKKPEHKRILLLLPCSAKKPYHISKSHKAFASAIHTAQHDTLVHEVIVTSPLGIVPRELDFVYPANSYDIPVTGEWKCQEKEMIRSMVADIISQGYDKIVSHLGETTELIRGLADMEETVVGDPTTPASLKNLDDALRKAAKGMEPVGYLVERNEAVRSILNFQFGQDVADALMSGGSYAIGKFPYWKILRDVPSSKEKIQLGMFTAERGMLSLTIEGAEIVAEIGKNIVEMTDFEMKGNLFAIGVVKADPNMRIGDEAVIMLNGEVVAVGVALMSGREMTELKRGIAVKVRHKKK